The genomic stretch AACAATTCGAAAAAAAGTCAATTCGGGAAACTTCTTCATGAAATTTTGAGCCATACAAATGTTCCAAGAATTCGAATTTCATCCATTGGACCACAATTTCTTCATGAAGATTTTTTTGAGGAAATGAAAAACCCACGAATGTGTGATCATCTCCATCTTTCCATTCAAAGTGGATCTGATCAAATTCTCCAAAAAATGAACCGTGGACATGGAACGAAAGAAGTCTATGAAATCGTCAAAAAAATGAGAAAAATTCGCCCAGGTACTGCTTTTACCGCAGATTTTATCGTCGGATTTCCGGGTGAAGCAGAAGAAGATTTTCAAAAAACCATGGAAATGGTGAAAAAAATTGGATTTGCAAAGCTCCATGTTTTTCCTTTTTCTGAGAGAGAAGGAACAGGAGCAGCAAATTTTCCAGACAAAATTGAAGTTTTTGAAAGAAAAAACCGTGCGAAAAAACTTCGCGAGCTCGGAGAAATTCTTAGCAAAAAATTTATTGAATCACACATTGGGAAAAAGATGCGAGTTCTCGTAGAAGCTGATAAAACAGGTCTCACATCAAATTACATTCGACTAAAAATCCCCGTGGGAAAACCTCGAGAATTTCAAGAAGTAAAAATAATGAAGAAAAATGTACTTTTTTTTCCTACTCCCCAAGATCAAAATTCCCCCGAAACTTAAGAATTTCCTTCGTTTCTTTGGAATGGTCCTGCATTTCCTGCCATTCACTTTTCATGAGTTCATAGAGAAAAATATTGTGCATCCCGTTCTTTTTTTGTACATGGTTTTGACGAGCTCCCACAGGATAAAATCCACATTTTTCATAAAGTGATCGAGCCGGAGCATTTTCTTCAAATGCATCAATAGAAATTTTTTCGAGATGGAGAAGTTCAAATCCAATTTTTTGCATTTCACAAACTACCGCGGTTCCAAGACCCTTGCCCCAGAGTCCTTTTTCCCCGATCATGATACTGAATGATGCCACGTATTCATTATACTCCTGAAGCTCAAATGCCGTTTTCCCAATGGGAATTCCAGTAATGCGATCAACAATGGTGAGAAAAAGTCCCTGAAAATTTATGATTTCTTCTTCATATCTTTCCTCTTCGTCTTCATAAGAATAGGGAGGATCGTACAGCGTAAATTCTGCGACTTCCGCATCATTCATCCATTTCACAAAATGCTCAACATCCGAGGAAAGCTGTGTTCGTAAAAGAAAATTTTTGGCTTTCCATGGTTTTTTTGGTGAAAATGAAGTTTTTGCAAGATGAAAAAGTTCAAATTCACGTTGCGAAAACCCTTCAATATGCGATTCTCTCCATTTTTTTATTTCCGCATGATTCCCAGAAAGAAGTACTTCGGGAACTCTCATTCCCTCAAATTCCTCAGGTCTTGTATATTGTGGATATTCCATTCTCCCTCCAAATTTAAGAGAAAAACTTTCTTCTTCATGACTTTCTTCATTTCCAAGTACTCCGGGAATAAGCCGTGAAACAGCGTCAATGAGCGCAAGAGCTGGAATTTCTCCTCCAGTAAGCACAAAATCTCCAAGTGAAATTTCTTCATCTACAAACATTTCGCGAATACGATGATCAATTCCCTCAAAGTGACCGCAAAGAAGAATAAGAGGCGTTTGTTCTTCTGCAAATTGCATGGCTTTTTTTTGCGTAAATCGTTCGCCATGTGGTGTTAAAAATACAATTTTTGCATCGGGAATTTTCTTTTTTGCCCATCTCAAAGCATCCGCGAGAACTTCCGGACTCATTACCATACCTGCTCCCCCACCAAATGGAGCATCATCAACATTTTTTCTTTTCCCTTCCCCAAAATCACGAATATTTTTGAGCTGAACAGAAATTTTTTCCTCCTCCTGTGCTCTTTTTAAAATACTCTCCGACAAAGGAGTTTTAAGCATTTCTGGAAAAAGTGTGAGAACGAGGAAGTTCATGGTGAGACAAGAATGACCGCCGTTAAAATCCCTAAATCATCGACCAAAATTCCAATTCCAATATTTTTCCATTTCTCTTCAAAGACAAATTTTGTATCCGTTTCACCTTTAAGACCTGTGAGAAACTCAGAAAGCATCGCGTATTGATACATTCCCGTCATAACAGCTGATGTCACCCCATTTTTTCGGACAAAATCAATGATTGTTTCTCCAGACGGAGATTCTCCACCGAAAAATTTCTCGTCTCTCATTTTCTCTGCCCATTTTTTTGCGACATCGTTCAAAGAATCGCTGGAAATAAGTTCGGTTGTCCTTGAAGAATTAATCGTGTCGATGACTTTAGAAGAATATGTATCTGTTTCGGAATTGGTCAGCGGCACTATCGAAAAAAGTTCGGTGACCACAATTTGGTTATCAAGCTCAGCAATTCCTATACCAATTCTTCCCCAATCTGGATTCAAAATATTTTTCCGGTGTCCTGGACTTCGCATGAGTCCTTCATGAGCGAACTCATAATCCTGATCGATGGCAAGATTTTCCCCAACTGACTTGGTTTTCACCCCAAAATCTACCAAAAAATCATTTACCGATTTTCCCTCTGGATTCACATGGGCAAAATAGTCTTTTTCCTTCATATCTTGCGATCGAAACGCCGCTAATTCTGAAAGATTTTCATCGATTTCTAATTTGGAAAGCCCACTTTCTTCCCTTGCTGCATTCACAAGATTCACGAGCATGAGTTCTTCTTTCTTTAGTTTTCGTTCTCCATTCTGAGATGCTGCTTCGCCCGTTACTTGCTTTGGAGGATTGGCATCAAAAAAATCGGGAAGAACAGGGGCGAAGTCCTGGTGATAAAGCGGAACATTGAGAATGGCAATGCCATCATCCGCATTTACTTCGACAATATATGTCCCGACGATATCTGGAACAAAATTGAAAACAAATTTCTGGTCAGTCATAATGAGCGGAATCTCATCAACGCTGCCGCCCGGACGTGTTACAAAACCTTTATCTTGAATCTTCCCTAAAAATGTTCCAGAAAATCGTACTCGATCGCCTTTTGTAAAAGTTTTCGGAAAATCATACGATGTTAATTTTTTTAAATCTTCATCATAGAAAAAATGATCTGAAAGAATAATCTCCTTTTTTACCGGAGCGGAAAATGGAGTAGAAATATCCATCGAAAACGAAGAAGAAGTTTTTGCCGAAAAAATACGAACCTCCGCAATGCCACTCTGAAAATCCTTAAATGCATTAGAATCAACAGTGAATGTATGGGCATTATTTACAAAAAATTCTGTTGTCTTTTCTTGTTGGGTAAAAAGTATCCGAAAAAAATTATTGTTTTCATCTTCCCAAGAAAGCACATAATCTCCTTGAACGATATTTCCTTGAACATTCTCAGGAGAATTTGGCTGCTCTCCTTCTCCCACAAAACAATATTTGTCCAAAACACTGATCGGATACACAACTGATTCTCCACTCTGTCCGAGGATTATTCCTAAGGTGAAATCTCCTTCTTTTGAAAAAGTGACATCCTTGGAAAAATTCCCATTTTCGATCGGAGCAATCTCTCGGTACATATTTCCATCTCCTTCCCAAAAAATCGTGACAATATCTCCATTTTCAGCGGTTCCAGAGATATGAATACTTTCATTTTTTCGGAACAGCCGTGGAATTTGATTTTCGAGGTAAATTTTCGCATAGCCATCAACTGCAATAGTTTCCCTTTTTTCAGGAAAATCACATATTTTCGCTACCGGTCCGAGAGGAACGTCTGCGGAAACAGGAACAAGTTCGGCTTTGGTGAGACCTTGAGAAGGAGGCGTGAGCGCAGAAAATGCCGCTTTGGAAAGATCAAGATTTCGATACGGAACATACGGACCTCGATCGATAACTTTTACTACCACCGCAGTTCCATTCATCACATCACGAACAAGAACATGTGTTCCAAAATCGAGAGTCCTGTGTGCAGCGACAAAGGCATTATTATCAAAAACTCCACCACTCGCCGTATTACTTCCATTTGCACCATCACCATAATAACTCACAATTCCAATAGGGTACGAATAGGTGTATTCCCCTTCGTGAAATCGATACATAATTTCTACGAGCTCGCCACGTGTAAGCTCATGTGTGGGATTTACTTCTTCTGGAGTCAAGAGTTTCCACGTTTCTGCAAGTTCATAGTGAGGCGCAAACCATTCGTCTTTTGAGATTTTTCCTTCAAACGGATCGCTCAATGGGGAATCGGCTGGAATTTTATTTGTGAGGAGAATAATTTTGAGCGCTTCTGCCTGATTTACTGTTCTCATGGGTTCAAAATTCCCTTCTTTCGTTCCCTGAATGATGGAGTTTTGTTTTGCCACCCGTACGTACGCAGAAAACCAGTCTTCTACTTGGACATCTGGAAATGGAGGCCTCAGCGGTGGATCCATCATTTCTACATTTGATCCGAGAAGAATGACTTTGAGCGATTCCGCACGATTGACGAGCTTATCAGGAACAAATGTATTATCGGGAAAGCCTTGAATCGTTCCGGCATTGCGAAGTGCAGTGATTGCAGCAAAGTTTGGATGGCTCGGAAGAGTATCAGTAAAGAAATTATCCTTTGCTAAAATTTTAGCTCCAAAGGAAAAAACAAAAATCAGTATCGCAAAAAATACAAAAATATTTTGGAGTATTCTGTTTCGATGCATGAGAAGAAAAGAGAAATGAAATTCTCGGAGAGCATAGCAAAACTTCCTGAAAAAAGCGATCCCCAAGTAGTTGATCCCGACTTTCTTTTCCTTCATAATACCTCTCGATCTTTTTAGACAGAATGAATTTCCATCCTGGAGCACTCCCAAAAAGCATTGAATCCCTTATCGAAGAATTCTCCCGCCTTCCGGGTGTAGGAACAAAAACTGCGCAAAGATTTGTCTTTTTTCTTTTGGAACAACCGGAAGAAGTACGAAATTCTTTTGGAAAATCAGTTCTTGATCTCACAAAAAATTTGGAGTTTTGTAGAGAATGTCACCATTTCTCTGAAGGCAATCTCTGCAATATTTGCAAGGATTCAAAAAGAAGTGATCATATCATCTGTATTGTGGAAGACTCGCTTGATCTTCTTTCTATCGAAAGATCAGGAGCATTTCGCGGAAGATACCATATTCTTGGCGGAGTGATTTCTCCTCTCGATGGAATCGGTCCAAATGAACTCCGAATTCGCCAACTTACAGAGCGTATTATGAGATCTGATGGGAAAATTCAAGAAGTCATTTTGGCAACAAATCCAACAATGGAAGGAGAGGCGACGGCAACGTATCTCTGGCGCACGCTTCATCCTCTTAAAGTAAAAATTTCACGAATTGCAAGAGGTCTTACCGTCGGCGGGGATCTCGAATTTACCGATGAAGTGACGCTCGCGAGAGCAATTGAGAGCAGGGTTTTATTTTAATATGTATCGAATCTTGATCAAGAGTAATTCCGTGATCTTTAAATCTAAAATCTAGTCCCGCAATGCGGGATAAAATCTAAAATTTCATCGTGTATTTTGTTTTTTTTGAAAAGTGTGAGATAATATCTCCAGTAGATTTTAAAAACACAGAGAAGTTTATGGCGAGGGATTCCATTTTGGACTTTCTCCTTGGGCTGGATCTCACCTGAAAAGAGGACCTGAGGAAATATCATTTTTTATTTTTTTATTCTTTTATTTTCTTTTTTTTATTTTTTAGTTTTTCATTATTTAATTTTTTATGGACCAGAATAAAAGCTGGAATCCTCACCAAGGATCCAGCAACGGAGGGGGAAAGCCTCTTCAAAATACAGGAAATACACCTCATGTTCAGAATGTTCACACTTCTCCACAGAATAATTCCTCTCGATCTCAACCTTTTGAACACCACCGGCCACCTCAGCATGAACGAAAACCATTTTGGAAACAAAACCCAAAAAATCAGAATTCGCATCAGCAGCAACAGCAAAATATTCATCATCAACCGACTCAAAAGCACAGACTTCGCGTAATTCCTCTCGGAGGACTCAACGAAGTCGGAAGAAATTGCCTGTGTTTTGAATATGGAAATGACATTATTCTCGTAGATGCGGGAATTCAGTTTCCCGGAGAATCAAATTTGGGAGTGCGATGTATTCTCCCCGATACGCGATACGTGGAAGCGAAGAAAGATCACATCAGAGCAATTATCATTACTCACGGACATCTCGATCACATTGGAGGACTCAGATATTTACTTCCAAAACTCGGATTTCCTCAAGTTTTTGCACCACCACTCGCGGCAGCGCTTATCGAAAAACAACTCGAAGAGGACAATATCCTCACAAAATCCAAAATTCATAAAGTCGATCCGTCAAAGGATATTTTGAGACTCGGAGCCTTTACGGTTGAATATTATCGCATTAATCATTCCATTCCTGATTCTCACGGACTTTACATTGAGACTCCTGCTGCAAAAGTAGTGCACACCGGTGATTTTAAGTTCGATTTTACTCCCGCGGATGGAAAACAAGCAGAATATGGAAAGCTTGCAAAAATTGGTGATCGAGGAGTAGATGCGATATTCGCTGATTCCACGAATGCTCAAAAAGATGGATATTGTCTCTCGGAAAAATATGTTGCCGAATCTCTTGAGCACGTTATTCAGAATACAAAACAAGGACGGCTCTTCATTACATCCTTCGCTTCTGTCATCGCGAGATGGCAGCAAATTATTCGACTTGCCCAGAAATACAATCGAAAAGTATATGTGGTTGGGAGAAGTCTTCTCGACAATATTCGAATTGCGGTTGATCTCGGATTTGTGAAAGTTCCGCAAAATCTCATTCACAAAGTCACCAAACGAATGCTTGAAACCCCGCCTCATCAGCAAATTATTCTTACGACGGGAAGTCAGGGAGAAATTGCCGCAGGACTTGCGCGAATTATCCGAGGCGAACACAACATTATAAAAATTGATAAGAATGATACTGTCGTATTTTCCGCCTCCCCTATTCCAGGGAATGAACGCTCTACTATTGACGTAATTAATGAACTCTACAAATTAGGAGCGAACGTAATTACGCGAAAAGATTTTGATGTTCATACGTCTGGACACGGACATCAGGGTGATTTGAAGCTCATTTATTCACTTTTGAAACCAAAAAACTTTGTTCCAGTGCATGGAGAATTTCACATGCGCGCCGATCACGTCAAAATGATTCGGACAGATTTGAATATTCCAGAAGAAAATACCGCACTCATTGGCAATGGAGACGTGCTCGAAGTTTTTGATGGAAAAATTCAAAAAACGAGAGAGAAGGTTTCAGGGGAAGAGATTTATGTTGATGGGAATATGGTCGGAGATGTAGGCACAGAAGTTCAAGAAGAACGAAAAGGACTTATGAATGGAGGAGTGATCAGCTTCACATTTCACGCGGACTCTGTTCGCAAAGGTCTCAGAACAAATCCTGAAGTAGAAAGTCTTGGGTTCGCATATCCACATGAATCAAAGCATCTCCATGCCATGCTCAAAAAAATCGCGATCCATGTCGGAACGGAAATTCTTCTGAAGCATGGCGATCCGCGAGTGAAGGGCGATCTCATCAGGAGAGACCTTTTGGAACGACTTTCCGCCGAAGTTCTCAAGCTTTCCGAACGAGAACCGAAAATTATTATTTCGCTCATGGTGGATTAGGGCAATTTTGATATTTTGAAAAAAATATTATCTGATGAATTATAATCCCGAAATACATCATCGGCGATCAGTTCGTTTGAAAGGATATGATTATTCTCAGAATGGTGCATATTTTCTTACCATCTGCACTCAAAATCGGGAATGTGTATTTGGAGAAATTAAAAACGGAGAAATGGTTTTGAATGATGCGGGAAAAATGATTCAATCGGTATGGGATGAAATACCAAAATTTTATATGGGAATTGATGTTGATGCGTCCCAAATTATGCCGAATCACATTCACGGAATTATTTTAATACAAAATGAATTCGCATTCGCCGTAGGGGCAGGCCCCCGTGCCTGCCCTGAAATTTCTGATATTCACACAAACACCATCGAAAAATCACAGAACAAAATAGAAAAATTATACGACATTATCGGAAAATCAATGAACGCCATCGAACAATCACAAAACATTATCGGGCAACCAATGAATGCCATCGGGCAACCACAGGGGGTTGCCCCTACGGGATTAAAAATATTATCGTTGCCAGATATTGTTCATCGATTCAAAACAATGACCACAAAAAAATATTCCGACGGGGTGAAAAATAATAATTGGTCTCCATTTCCCGGGAAATTATGGCAACGAAATTATTATGAACACATAATTCGTGATGAAGATTCATTAAATCGAATCCGTGAATATATTCAAAATAACCCGAGTAACTGGGGAAAAGATGAATTTTTTTTCGCAAATCCTTAATTTTCTCCATGCACCTCTTCCTCAATGGCAAAATCCTCCCGGCTTCTGAAGCTTCCATTTCCGTCTTTGATCACGGATTTTTGTATGGCGATGGAATTTATGAGACGCTCCGAACCGTGAATGGAGAAATTTTTGATCCCGCAGCGCACTTTGAGCGTTTTCAGAAATCTGCAGAAATGCTGAGACTCCGAATCCCCTTCTCTTTTGAAGAAACTCTAAACGCAACGAATGAACTTCTGAAAAAAAATAAATTTTCTTCCCAGAAAGAAGCGAGAGTTCGCTGGTCGTTGACGCGCGGCGCAAATGATTTTCATTTTTCTGACGCAAAAAATCCAACATTTCTCATTACGACATCAGACTTGCCAGAATATCCCGAAGAATATCGAACACACGGAGTTTCCATTGTGACGCTTGAAATTCAGCGAATTCTCCCAACGGCAAAAACAATTTCTCTGCTTCCGATGATTCTCGGAAAACAAAAATGCGATGATACCGGAAGTTTTGAATGTCTTTTTCTCGAAAATGGAAATATTACCGAAGGAACTGTGAGCAATTTTTTTATTCAAGTGAAAGATGAGATTTGGACTGCTCCGAATGAGAAAATTCTCGAAGGGACTGCTGGGAGAATTTTTCTCAAGAAAATGGGAAAATTTGGATTCCAAAGGCGAGAAAAATTATTTTCCGTGAGCGATGTTTTGAAATGTGCTGAATCAGCATTTCTCACCAATTCTCTTTTTGGAATTTTGCCGGTAACGTCGATCGACAGAAAGAAAATTGGAGATGGAAAAGTGGGAGAAGTATTTGAGAAGATTGCGGATGATTTTTGGGAGACTTTTCCCTGACAAGGAAGATTGAGGCGGTTGAAACCACATGTCCGGGCATGACGGGTGGTTTTGGTGGTGGAGGATTGCAATAATTTCACATCATGATAGAGTTTCGTCCGCAATTAAAAATTATTATGACTTCTCCACTCGACGAAAAAGCGCTGGATCTCCATAAAAAACTCAAAGGAAAAATGGAAACAACTCTCAAGTCTCCA from Candidatus Peregrinibacteria bacterium encodes the following:
- a CDS encoding MiaB/RimO family radical SAM methylthiotransferase; its protein translation is MKFTFRTFGCKMNWLDSARISAGLQMAGNIPVESEDEADVILVNSCIVTAKAEGESRREAIKASKNNKTVVIFGCGPKANETKWKKHFPDAIVFGNESLLLHHFGLSEKDTYFPDSARTRLPIAIQSGCDNFCTFCVTRISRGKHESLPLEGIIRQIVRAEESGIQEIVLTGINLAAWGCDNSNNSKKSQFGKLLHEILSHTNVPRIRISSIGPQFLHEDFFEEMKNPRMCDHLHLSIQSGSDQILQKMNRGHGTKEVYEIVKKMRKIRPGTAFTADFIVGFPGEAEEDFQKTMEMVKKIGFAKLHVFPFSEREGTGAANFPDKIEVFERKNRAKKLRELGEILSKKFIESHIGKKMRVLVEADKTGLTSNYIRLKIPVGKPREFQEVKIMKKNVLFFPTPQDQNSPET
- the trmD gene encoding tRNA (guanosine(37)-N1)-methyltransferase TrmD; amino-acid sequence: MNFLVLTLFPEMLKTPLSESILKRAQEEEKISVQLKNIRDFGEGKRKNVDDAPFGGGAGMVMSPEVLADALRWAKKKIPDAKIVFLTPHGERFTQKKAMQFAEEQTPLILLCGHFEGIDHRIREMFVDEEISLGDFVLTGGEIPALALIDAVSRLIPGVLGNEESHEEESFSLKFGGRMEYPQYTRPEEFEGMRVPEVLLSGNHAEIKKWRESHIEGFSQREFELFHLAKTSFSPKKPWKAKNFLLRTQLSSDVEHFVKWMNDAEVAEFTLYDPPYSYEDEEERYEEEIINFQGLFLTIVDRITGIPIGKTAFELQEYNEYVASFSIMIGEKGLWGKGLGTAVVCEMQKIGFELLHLEKISIDAFEENAPARSLYEKCGFYPVGARQNHVQKKNGMHNIFLYELMKSEWQEMQDHSKETKEILKFRGNFDLGE
- a CDS encoding S-layer homology domain-containing protein; the protein is MHRNRILQNIFVFFAILIFVFSFGAKILAKDNFFTDTLPSHPNFAAITALRNAGTIQGFPDNTFVPDKLVNRAESLKVILLGSNVEMMDPPLRPPFPDVQVEDWFSAYVRVAKQNSIIQGTKEGNFEPMRTVNQAEALKIILLTNKIPADSPLSDPFEGKISKDEWFAPHYELAETWKLLTPEEVNPTHELTRGELVEIMYRFHEGEYTYSYPIGIVSYYGDGANGSNTASGGVFDNNAFVAAHRTLDFGTHVLVRDVMNGTAVVVKVIDRGPYVPYRNLDLSKAAFSALTPPSQGLTKAELVPVSADVPLGPVAKICDFPEKRETIAVDGYAKIYLENQIPRLFRKNESIHISGTAENGDIVTIFWEGDGNMYREIAPIENGNFSKDVTFSKEGDFTLGIILGQSGESVVYPISVLDKYCFVGEGEQPNSPENVQGNIVQGDYVLSWEDENNNFFRILFTQQEKTTEFFVNNAHTFTVDSNAFKDFQSGIAEVRIFSAKTSSSFSMDISTPFSAPVKKEIILSDHFFYDEDLKKLTSYDFPKTFTKGDRVRFSGTFLGKIQDKGFVTRPGGSVDEIPLIMTDQKFVFNFVPDIVGTYIVEVNADDGIAILNVPLYHQDFAPVLPDFFDANPPKQVTGEAASQNGERKLKKEELMLVNLVNAAREESGLSKLEIDENLSELAAFRSQDMKEKDYFAHVNPEGKSVNDFLVDFGVKTKSVGENLAIDQDYEFAHEGLMRSPGHRKNILNPDWGRIGIGIAELDNQIVVTELFSIVPLTNSETDTYSSKVIDTINSSRTTELISSDSLNDVAKKWAEKMRDEKFFGGESPSGETIIDFVRKNGVTSAVMTGMYQYAMLSEFLTGLKGETDTKFVFEEKWKNIGIGILVDDLGILTAVILVSP
- the recR gene encoding recombination protein RecR codes for the protein MNFHPGALPKSIESLIEEFSRLPGVGTKTAQRFVFFLLEQPEEVRNSFGKSVLDLTKNLEFCRECHHFSEGNLCNICKDSKRSDHIICIVEDSLDLLSIERSGAFRGRYHILGGVISPLDGIGPNELRIRQLTERIMRSDGKIQEVILATNPTMEGEATATYLWRTLHPLKVKISRIARGLTVGGDLEFTDEVTLARAIESRVLF
- a CDS encoding ribonuclease J yields the protein MDQNKSWNPHQGSSNGGGKPLQNTGNTPHVQNVHTSPQNNSSRSQPFEHHRPPQHERKPFWKQNPKNQNSHQQQQQNIHHQPTQKHRLRVIPLGGLNEVGRNCLCFEYGNDIILVDAGIQFPGESNLGVRCILPDTRYVEAKKDHIRAIIITHGHLDHIGGLRYLLPKLGFPQVFAPPLAAALIEKQLEEDNILTKSKIHKVDPSKDILRLGAFTVEYYRINHSIPDSHGLYIETPAAKVVHTGDFKFDFTPADGKQAEYGKLAKIGDRGVDAIFADSTNAQKDGYCLSEKYVAESLEHVIQNTKQGRLFITSFASVIARWQQIIRLAQKYNRKVYVVGRSLLDNIRIAVDLGFVKVPQNLIHKVTKRMLETPPHQQIILTTGSQGEIAAGLARIIRGEHNIIKIDKNDTVVFSASPIPGNERSTIDVINELYKLGANVITRKDFDVHTSGHGHQGDLKLIYSLLKPKNFVPVHGEFHMRADHVKMIRTDLNIPEENTALIGNGDVLEVFDGKIQKTREKVSGEEIYVDGNMVGDVGTEVQEERKGLMNGGVISFTFHADSVRKGLRTNPEVESLGFAYPHESKHLHAMLKKIAIHVGTEILLKHGDPRVKGDLIRRDLLERLSAEVLKLSEREPKIIISLMVD
- a CDS encoding transposase encodes the protein MVLNDAGKMIQSVWDEIPKFYMGIDVDASQIMPNHIHGIILIQNEFAFAVGAGPRACPEISDIHTNTIEKSQNKIEKLYDIIGKSMNAIEQSQNIIGQPMNAIGQPQGVAPTGLKILSLPDIVHRFKTMTTKKYSDGVKNNNWSPFPGKLWQRNYYEHIIRDEDSLNRIREYIQNNPSNWGKDEFFFANP
- a CDS encoding aminotransferase class IV: MHLFLNGKILPASEASISVFDHGFLYGDGIYETLRTVNGEIFDPAAHFERFQKSAEMLRLRIPFSFEETLNATNELLKKNKFSSQKEARVRWSLTRGANDFHFSDAKNPTFLITTSDLPEYPEEYRTHGVSIVTLEIQRILPTAKTISLLPMILGKQKCDDTGSFECLFLENGNITEGTVSNFFIQVKDEIWTAPNEKILEGTAGRIFLKKMGKFGFQRREKLFSVSDVLKCAESAFLTNSLFGILPVTSIDRKKIGDGKVGEVFEKIADDFWETFP